A single Flavobacterium sp. 1 DNA region contains:
- a CDS encoding universal stress protein, producing the protein MKKILIPTDFSKYADEAIEVGAQIAKKNNSEIVLIHMLELPTHMNDAISGETSIPEIMLFKRKAEETLKSIKSRSYLDGIKVSEVVRLDGAYKGINNYIKQNSDFDLIVMGSHGATGINEILVGSNTEKVVRQSEIPVLVIKNKLEDFKATNIIFASDFSNEIKKPFKKVIELAKIFGSKLNLVMICTPNSFKSTSAAHKIVNEFVSEFDMPEYSFETYNESNIEKGIINYSNENNGDIIAFCTHGRTALNHFFTGSISEDLVNHSSKPVLTFRV; encoded by the coding sequence ATGAAAAAAATTCTAATCCCAACTGATTTTTCTAAATATGCTGACGAAGCAATAGAAGTTGGAGCACAAATTGCAAAAAAGAATAACAGCGAAATTGTCTTAATTCACATGCTGGAATTACCTACTCACATGAATGATGCCATATCAGGCGAAACAAGCATACCAGAGATCATGCTTTTTAAACGCAAAGCAGAAGAAACTCTAAAAAGCATAAAATCCCGTTCGTATTTAGACGGAATCAAAGTATCTGAAGTAGTAAGACTGGACGGTGCTTATAAAGGAATCAACAATTACATCAAACAAAACAGCGACTTTGACTTAATAGTAATGGGATCTCACGGCGCTACAGGCATTAATGAAATTTTAGTTGGCTCTAATACAGAAAAAGTAGTTAGACAATCAGAAATTCCAGTTTTAGTAATCAAAAACAAATTAGAAGACTTTAAAGCAACAAATATCATTTTTGCTTCAGACTTCTCTAATGAAATTAAAAAACCTTTTAAGAAAGTCATTGAATTAGCTAAAATATTTGGATCAAAATTAAATTTAGTAATGATCTGCACACCAAATAGTTTTAAAAGCACTTCAGCAGCACATAAAATTGTAAATGAATTCGTTTCTGAATTTGATATGCCCGAGTACTCTTTTGAAACATACAACGAAAGCAATATTGAAAAAGGAATCATAAATTATTCAAATGAAAACAATGGAGATATAATTGCTTTTTGCACACATGGAAGAACAGCATTAAATCATTTCTTCACCGGAAGCATTTCTGAGGATTTGGTAAACCATTCTTCAAAACCTGTATTAACCTTTAGAGTATAA
- the rimP gene encoding ribosome assembly cofactor RimP, translating into MTFKEKVKQVVEEALQEKPSIFLIDLTITDSFKIIIGIDGDNGVVLQDCIDISRAVEGSLDREEQDFSLEVASVGVGSPLKLVRQYKKNIGRTLIVKTNTENIEAELVEANDLFIILSWKAREAKKVGKGKETVQKELQIPYTDIKEAVVTVTF; encoded by the coding sequence ATGACATTTAAAGAGAAAGTAAAGCAAGTAGTAGAAGAGGCTCTTCAGGAAAAGCCGTCTATTTTTTTAATTGACTTGACGATAACGGATAGTTTTAAAATTATTATTGGCATTGATGGGGATAATGGAGTGGTTTTGCAGGACTGCATTGATATAAGCCGTGCTGTTGAGGGTAGCTTAGATAGAGAAGAACAGGATTTTTCTTTAGAAGTGGCCTCAGTAGGAGTTGGATCTCCTTTGAAATTAGTGAGACAGTATAAAAAAAATATTGGGAGAACGCTAATTGTTAAAACGAATACCGAAAATATTGAAGCAGAATTAGTTGAAGCTAATGATCTTTTTATAATTTTGTCTTGGAAAGCTAGAGAAGCCAAAAAAGTGGGTAAGGGAAAAGAGACAGTTCAGAAAGAATTACAGATTCCTTACACAGATATTAAAGAAGCAGTTGTTACAGTAACATTTTAA
- a CDS encoding 5'-methylthioadenosine/adenosylhomocysteine nucleosidase, producing MKEKRIGILGAMPEEINGVVSLLKDKKEIVKGMRTYYTGTINNIEVVVVFSRWGKVASATTVTHLIIEFGITEVVFTGVAGAISQDLNIGDIVIANSLVQHDLDARPIMKRFEIPLLGITELFSPKEILDSTIEKIDELVGNGSLIDLLSSKQRELFSLTSQKVVVGQVASGDQFFSSNIEKENLLAILPDVLCVEMEGAAVAQVCFEYDIPYVIIRTISDVANENSVVDFNEFVSQVASKFGFEIIQKLIKW from the coding sequence ATGAAAGAAAAACGAATTGGAATACTGGGTGCAATGCCCGAAGAGATTAACGGAGTTGTTTCCTTACTTAAAGATAAAAAAGAGATAGTAAAAGGAATGCGAACCTATTATACAGGTACAATAAATAATATTGAAGTTGTAGTGGTATTTTCTCGTTGGGGGAAAGTAGCTTCTGCAACTACGGTAACACATTTAATCATTGAATTTGGAATAACTGAAGTAGTGTTTACTGGAGTTGCAGGAGCTATTAGCCAAGATTTGAATATTGGCGATATTGTTATTGCAAATAGTTTAGTGCAGCATGATTTGGATGCTCGTCCTATAATGAAACGTTTTGAAATTCCGCTCTTAGGGATAACGGAACTCTTTTCTCCAAAAGAAATTTTGGATAGTACAATTGAGAAGATAGATGAATTAGTTGGAAATGGAAGTTTAATTGATTTGCTTTCTTCAAAACAGCGGGAATTATTTTCATTAACCAGCCAAAAAGTAGTGGTTGGGCAAGTGGCTAGTGGAGATCAATTTTTTTCTAGTAATATTGAAAAAGAGAATCTGTTGGCTATCCTTCCAGATGTTTTATGCGTTGAAATGGAAGGAGCAGCAGTAGCGCAGGTGTGTTTTGAATATGATATTCCTTATGTAATTATTCGAACTATTTCTGATGTTGCAAATGAAAATTCGGTAGTCGATTTCAATGAATTTGTATCACAAGTTGCATCCAAATTTGGGTTTGAAATAATTCAAAAACTTATTAAATGGTAA
- a CDS encoding sporulation protein — MRFLRSVHPLLAVLIFCSITIKLGAQNSNLTLNQDPKFEQLLTEKRKSNQNLSYNDRYKIQIFNGVSETAKKTLSEFKQEFKDLDGTIIFNTPNYKVWVGYFRTRMEAERNLVDIKKRYKNVFLIKPNK, encoded by the coding sequence ATGAGATTTTTAAGATCAGTACACCCATTATTAGCAGTCCTGATATTTTGTTCTATTACAATAAAATTAGGTGCTCAAAATTCGAATTTAACCCTAAATCAAGACCCAAAATTTGAACAATTATTGACAGAGAAAAGAAAATCAAACCAAAATCTGTCTTATAATGACAGATACAAAATTCAAATCTTCAACGGTGTAAGCGAAACAGCTAAAAAAACCTTATCCGAATTTAAGCAGGAATTCAAAGACCTTGACGGAACTATCATTTTTAACACACCAAATTATAAAGTTTGGGTTGGATATTTCAGAACCAGAATGGAAGCGGAACGCAACCTTGTGGACATCAAAAAAAGATATAAAAACGTATTTTTAATAAAACCTAATAAATAA
- the nusA gene encoding transcription termination factor NusA, with translation MENLALIDSFSEFKDDKLIDRVTLMAILEDVFRNALKKKYGSDDNFDIIINPDKGDMEIWRRRVIVADEDLDFENEEITLTEARKIEADFEIGEEVSEEVKLIDLGRRAILALRQNLISKIHEHDNTNLYKQFKDIIGDIYTAEVHHVRPRVVILVDDDGNEIILPKEKQIPSDFFRKGDNVRGIIESVELKGNKPQIIMSRTSDKFLEKLFEQEIPEVFDGLIMVKNVVRIPGEKAKVAVDSYDDRIDPVGACVGMKGSRIHGIVRELGNENIDVINYTSNVQLYITRALSPAKVSSIKINEETKRAEVFLKLEEVSKAIGRGGHNIRLAGQLTGYELDVIREGDVAGTTADDDDVELTEFSDEIEDWVIEEFAKIGLDTAKSILKHDVEDLVRRTDLEEETILDVMRILNEEFDS, from the coding sequence ATGGAAAATTTAGCATTAATCGATTCATTCTCAGAGTTTAAAGATGATAAACTTATTGATCGTGTAACGCTTATGGCAATTTTGGAAGATGTATTTAGAAATGCATTGAAGAAAAAATACGGTTCAGATGATAATTTTGATATCATCATAAATCCTGATAAAGGAGATATGGAGATTTGGAGAAGAAGAGTAATCGTTGCCGACGAGGATTTAGATTTTGAAAATGAAGAAATTACATTGACTGAAGCTAGAAAAATTGAAGCCGATTTCGAAATTGGTGAAGAAGTTTCAGAAGAAGTTAAACTGATAGATTTGGGTAGAAGAGCGATATTGGCTTTAAGACAAAATTTAATCTCAAAAATACACGAACACGATAATACAAATCTTTATAAACAATTTAAAGATATTATTGGTGATATTTATACTGCTGAAGTACACCATGTGCGTCCAAGAGTTGTAATTTTGGTGGATGATGACGGAAACGAAATCATTTTGCCAAAAGAAAAACAAATACCTTCAGATTTCTTCCGTAAAGGAGATAATGTTAGAGGTATAATTGAAAGCGTTGAACTAAAAGGAAACAAACCTCAAATTATTATGTCCAGAACTTCTGATAAGTTCTTGGAGAAATTATTTGAACAAGAAATCCCAGAAGTTTTTGACGGTTTAATTATGGTTAAGAATGTAGTGAGAATTCCAGGCGAAAAAGCAAAAGTAGCTGTAGATTCTTATGATGATCGTATTGATCCAGTAGGTGCTTGTGTTGGTATGAAAGGATCTCGTATTCATGGAATTGTTCGTGAATTAGGAAATGAAAATATTGACGTAATTAACTACACCAGCAACGTTCAATTGTATATTACTAGAGCATTAAGTCCTGCTAAAGTTTCTTCAATCAAAATTAACGAGGAAACTAAAAGGGCTGAAGTGTTTTTGAAATTGGAAGAAGTTTCTAAAGCAATTGGTAGAGGTGGGCATAACATACGTTTAGCTGGCCAGTTAACGGGCTACGAATTAGATGTAATCCGTGAAGGAGATGTTGCAGGTACTACTGCTGATGATGATGATGTTGAATTAACTGAGTTTTCAGACGAAATCGAAGATTGGGTTATTGAAGAGTTTGCAAAAATTGGTTTAGACACTGCCAAAAGTATTTTGAAACACGATGTTGAAGATTTAGTTAGAAGAACTGATCTGGAAGAGGAAACGATTTTAGATGTAATGAGAATATTAAATGAAGAATTTGATAGTTAA
- the infB gene encoding translation initiation factor IF-2, which yields MSEERIIRINKVLRELNISLERAVDYLKDKGIAIESNPNTKISEQEFNILQSQFAGDKGNKEASKEVSEEKRKEKEALRIEREKEVEDKRKIEEDRLKQQEIIKARAVLAGPVQVGKIDLNPKKPIPAPAPVVAEKVIAPIDVTSNEVPVSKEDVKKDTVVEPVEKKEAPAEKVIKEVPVIQEKEVSDKPKFKEVKNVEKQPEAVIEKKVESAANETPVEESITTQYQKLSGATLTGQVIDLSQFNKPKKKKEDPKITPNKPGAPGAAGAGNANKNKRKRIAPKPGAPRPPATPSVPGAPNPNKITPNTGGGGFNANRSARPGFVKGNRPAIVAKVEPTEEEVKNQIRETLEKLQGKGGKSKAAKYRRDKRDTHRQKSDDEQRALDEGSKTIKVTEFVTVGEIAIMMDVPITKVIGTCMSLGIMVTMNQRLDAETLTIVADEFGYDVEFITVDIEEAIEVVEDKEEDLVTRAPIVTVMGHVDHGKTSLLDYIRKENVIAGESGGITQHIGAYGVTLDNGQKIAFLDTPGHEAFTAMRARGAQVTDIAIIVVAADDDIMPQTKEAISHAQAAGVPIIFAINKIDKPNANVEKIKERLAGMNLLVEDWGGKIQSHDISAKVGTGVKDLLEKVLLEAEILDLKANPNKAAQGTVVEAFLDKGKGYVSTILVQHGTLKIGDYMLAGKHHGKIKAMHDERGNIVTIAGPSTPVSVLGLDGAPTAGDKFNIFEDEKEAKQIAAKRSQLMREQSVRTQRHITLDEIGRRIALGQFKELNIILKGDVDGSVEALSDSFSKLSTEEIQINIIHKGVGAITESDVMLASASDAIIIGFNVRPAGNARQLADKEEIDIRYYSIIYAAIDDLKDAMEGMLAPEMKEEVLGTAEIREIFKISKVGSIAGCMVMDGKIAKNAKIRIIRDGVVVFTGELLALKRFKDDVKEVAKGYDCGIQIKGYNDIEERDVIEAYHEVAIKKKLK from the coding sequence ATGTCTGAAGAGAGAATTATTAGAATAAACAAGGTTTTAAGGGAATTAAATATTTCGTTAGAAAGAGCTGTGGATTATCTAAAAGATAAGGGAATTGCTATTGAATCAAATCCAAACACAAAAATTTCTGAACAAGAATTTAATATCCTACAAAGTCAGTTTGCGGGCGACAAGGGGAATAAAGAAGCTTCTAAGGAAGTTAGTGAAGAGAAGAGGAAAGAAAAAGAAGCTTTACGTATAGAACGAGAAAAAGAAGTCGAAGACAAACGCAAAATAGAAGAGGATCGTTTAAAACAGCAAGAGATTATTAAAGCTAGAGCTGTATTGGCGGGACCTGTTCAAGTGGGTAAAATCGATCTTAATCCGAAAAAGCCTATTCCTGCTCCAGCTCCTGTTGTTGCTGAAAAAGTAATTGCTCCTATAGATGTAACTTCAAATGAAGTGCCTGTTTCTAAAGAAGATGTAAAAAAAGATACTGTTGTTGAGCCTGTAGAGAAAAAAGAGGCGCCAGCTGAAAAAGTTATAAAAGAAGTTCCTGTTATTCAAGAAAAAGAGGTAAGCGACAAGCCTAAATTCAAGGAAGTTAAAAATGTAGAAAAGCAACCAGAAGCTGTAATAGAGAAAAAGGTTGAAAGTGCTGCTAATGAAACTCCAGTTGAGGAATCAATTACGACACAATATCAAAAGCTTTCGGGTGCAACTTTGACTGGTCAAGTGATTGACTTGTCTCAATTCAATAAGCCAAAAAAGAAAAAAGAAGATCCAAAAATTACGCCTAACAAGCCTGGTGCTCCTGGAGCTGCTGGTGCGGGTAATGCGAATAAAAATAAACGCAAGAGAATTGCTCCTAAACCTGGAGCTCCTAGACCTCCTGCAACCCCTAGTGTTCCTGGTGCACCAAATCCAAATAAAATTACTCCGAATACTGGAGGAGGCGGTTTTAATGCCAATAGAAGTGCAAGACCTGGATTTGTAAAAGGAAATAGACCTGCAATTGTTGCAAAGGTTGAGCCAACAGAAGAAGAAGTAAAAAATCAAATTCGCGAAACTTTAGAGAAACTTCAAGGTAAAGGAGGTAAATCTAAAGCTGCGAAATACAGAAGAGATAAAAGAGATACGCACCGTCAAAAATCAGATGATGAGCAAAGAGCTTTAGACGAAGGAAGTAAAACTATTAAAGTTACTGAATTTGTTACTGTAGGTGAAATTGCAATCATGATGGATGTGCCAATTACAAAAGTTATTGGAACTTGTATGTCTCTTGGAATCATGGTTACCATGAACCAACGTCTTGATGCTGAAACATTAACTATTGTAGCTGATGAGTTTGGTTATGATGTTGAGTTTATTACTGTTGATATTGAAGAAGCTATTGAGGTAGTTGAAGATAAGGAAGAAGATTTAGTTACTAGAGCGCCAATCGTTACCGTAATGGGTCACGTCGATCACGGTAAAACATCTTTACTGGATTATATTCGTAAAGAAAATGTAATTGCTGGTGAATCAGGTGGAATTACACAGCATATTGGAGCTTATGGAGTAACATTAGATAATGGTCAAAAAATAGCTTTCCTTGATACACCTGGTCACGAAGCGTTTACCGCAATGCGTGCGCGTGGTGCTCAAGTTACCGATATCGCTATTATTGTTGTGGCTGCAGATGATGACATCATGCCACAAACTAAAGAGGCTATTTCTCACGCTCAAGCTGCGGGAGTACCTATTATATTTGCAATTAATAAAATTGATAAGCCAAATGCTAACGTAGAAAAAATTAAAGAGCGTTTAGCAGGTATGAATCTTTTGGTAGAAGATTGGGGCGGAAAAATTCAATCTCATGATATTTCTGCAAAAGTGGGTACTGGAGTTAAAGATTTATTAGAAAAAGTATTATTAGAAGCTGAAATTTTAGATTTGAAAGCAAATCCAAATAAAGCAGCTCAAGGTACTGTTGTAGAGGCTTTCTTAGATAAAGGTAAAGGATATGTTTCTACAATATTAGTACAGCATGGAACTCTTAAAATTGGAGATTATATGTTGGCAGGAAAACATCACGGTAAAATTAAAGCCATGCATGATGAAAGAGGGAATATTGTTACTATAGCAGGTCCTTCAACTCCAGTTTCGGTTTTAGGTCTTGATGGAGCTCCGACAGCAGGGGATAAGTTCAATATTTTTGAAGATGAAAAAGAGGCTAAACAAATTGCTGCTAAACGTTCTCAATTAATGCGTGAGCAATCTGTACGTACACAGCGACATATTACATTAGATGAAATTGGACGTAGAATAGCTTTAGGTCAATTTAAAGAATTAAATATTATCTTAAAAGGTGATGTGGATGGTTCTGTTGAAGCATTATCTGACTCGTTCTCTAAATTGTCTACCGAAGAAATTCAAATCAATATTATTCATAAAGGAGTTGGAGCTATTACAGAATCTGACGTTATGTTAGCTTCTGCTTCGGATGCGATTATTATCGGATTTAATGTTCGTCCTGCTGGTAATGCGAGACAATTAGCAGACAAAGAAGAAATTGATATCCGTTACTACTCTATCATTTATGCTGCTATCGATGACTTGAAAGATGCAATGGAAGGAATGTTAGCTCCTGAGATGAAAGAAGAAGTTCTAGGGACTGCAGAAATTAGAGAGATATTCAAAATTTCTAAAGTTGGTTCAATTGCTGGTTGTATGGTTATGGATGGTAAAATTGCCAAAAATGCGAAAATCAGAATTATTAGAGACGGAGTGGTAGTATTTACAGGAGAGCTTCTTGCATTGAAACGTTTCAAAGACGATGTTAAAGAAGTTGCAAAAGGATACGATTGTGGTATTCAAATAAAAGGATACAATGATATCGAAGAAAGAGATGTAATTGAAGCTTACCATGAAGTAGCTATCAAAAAGAAATTGAAATAA
- a CDS encoding phage integrase SAM-like domain-containing protein — protein sequence MTNPKYSFFLESKPNNTGEHLIFLNMSYGKREYNVKTEKYKYLPLKLSTGFSIKKEEWDSENNCGNLTHVRKNGLALNNALSKIKTTSIQQLQLFENEHKKKPTPNELKRIIQKELGTSKDTNIDISITKYISDRISARTNAEITTKQRIAKSTANQYTNLKNHIKNYEKHRNIVLSFGKLTGEQFLDFFTVINDLYKTESGNYYAHNTIAKENKHFRAILNAAYKNNINIGFNHLHEDFEIKQREIKNEIVLTIDQLTTILNADVSFSKEFIHARNYILISSFTGLRISDMVCLHEVESKNLKHNSAKYFCFTTKIRKNKENKDDLIAVIPVLEPIKDLLKQNSNSFPEFPAQTNIRKYITKFLKHLKFENLVDVKKYYYKVNKAVTTKEKLHDVFGPHDCRSTYITNLKQLGIPNDVIEPITHPKNSSNSMIDRYDKSSLVNKAVQFINVLNTKNCSLYKY from the coding sequence ATGACTAACCCAAAATATTCTTTTTTTCTGGAATCAAAACCGAACAACACTGGCGAGCACTTAATCTTCCTAAACATGTCTTATGGGAAACGAGAGTACAATGTAAAAACAGAAAAATATAAGTATCTACCATTAAAATTATCAACTGGATTTAGCATTAAAAAAGAGGAATGGGATAGTGAGAATAATTGTGGTAATTTAACACATGTTAGAAAAAATGGCTTAGCATTAAACAATGCACTTAGCAAAATTAAAACTACAAGTATCCAGCAACTACAGCTTTTCGAAAATGAGCACAAAAAAAAACCAACTCCAAATGAATTAAAACGCATAATTCAAAAGGAACTAGGAACAAGTAAAGACACAAATATAGACATTAGTATCACTAAATATATTTCTGACAGAATTTCAGCACGAACGAATGCAGAAATTACAACCAAACAAAGAATTGCTAAAAGCACCGCAAATCAATACACCAACTTAAAAAATCATATTAAAAATTATGAAAAACATAGAAATATAGTTTTATCATTTGGAAAATTAACGGGCGAACAATTTTTAGACTTTTTCACAGTTATAAATGATCTTTACAAAACTGAAAGTGGCAATTATTATGCTCATAATACAATAGCAAAAGAAAACAAACATTTCAGAGCCATTTTAAACGCAGCTTATAAAAACAATATCAACATTGGATTTAATCATCTTCATGAAGATTTCGAAATAAAGCAACGAGAAATAAAAAACGAAATAGTCTTGACAATTGATCAACTTACAACCATCCTTAATGCTGATGTAAGCTTTTCAAAAGAATTCATACATGCTCGAAACTATATTTTAATATCAAGTTTTACGGGATTGAGAATAAGCGATATGGTTTGTTTACACGAAGTAGAATCTAAAAATTTAAAACATAATTCGGCGAAGTATTTTTGCTTTACAACTAAAATCAGAAAAAACAAAGAAAACAAAGATGATCTGATAGCTGTAATTCCCGTTCTTGAGCCAATTAAAGATTTACTAAAGCAAAACAGTAATTCCTTTCCAGAATTTCCCGCACAAACAAACATTAGAAAATACATCACCAAATTCCTTAAACATTTAAAATTTGAAAATCTAGTAGATGTAAAAAAATATTACTACAAAGTCAATAAAGCTGTTACTACAAAAGAAAAATTACACGATGTTTTCGGCCCACATGACTGCCGTAGCACGTATATCACTAATTTGAAGCAACTCGGTATTCCGAATGATGTAATTGAGCCTATAACACACCCAAAAAACAGTTCCAATTCAATGATTGACCGATATGACAAGAGTTCTTTAGTGAACAAAGCAGTACAATTCATAAATGTCTTGAATACAAAGAATTGCTCCTTATACAAATACTAA
- a CDS encoding nucleoid-associated protein encodes MEDKINVNRYVIHFLDKEKNKTTATIDYSKKISYSDNFSKILAESLHKSITESASLKNTKFKENNTNDFSTLLNNYLELSDDVDDQSFLDFSKSLDKLREEIESKPFATGGYYLFIDYNIGVNRYISVVVLRKKGGLNVIKKDGVYTLDNTENINIDKIAMAFRLNFGIYLNLESEVDKNNYLALITTQHDGEVSEYFRDWVNHILSSLNKIYLPKPPSGFGLSGKK; translated from the coding sequence ATGGAAGATAAAATTAATGTAAATCGCTATGTTATCCATTTTTTGGATAAAGAAAAAAATAAAACCACAGCAACGATTGATTATTCTAAAAAAATATCTTACTCGGATAATTTTTCAAAAATATTAGCGGAAAGTTTACATAAATCAATTACAGAAAGTGCATCATTAAAAAATACTAAATTTAAAGAAAATAATACTAATGATTTTTCAACACTATTGAATAATTATTTGGAATTGTCTGATGATGTTGATGATCAGAGTTTTTTAGATTTCTCTAAATCTCTCGATAAATTAAGAGAAGAGATTGAAAGTAAGCCGTTTGCTACTGGCGGATATTATTTGTTTATTGATTATAATATAGGCGTTAACAGGTATATTTCTGTAGTTGTATTAAGGAAAAAGGGCGGGTTAAATGTTATCAAGAAGGATGGAGTTTATACTTTGGATAATACTGAAAATATAAATATTGATAAAATAGCGATGGCATTTCGCCTAAATTTTGGAATTTATTTAAATTTAGAGTCAGAAGTAGATAAGAATAATTATTTAGCCCTTATTACAACCCAACATGATGGGGAGGTTTCTGAATATTTTAGAGATTGGGTAAACCACATTTTATCTTCACTAAATAAGATATATCTCCCAAAGCCTCCTTCGGGTTTTGGGTTATCAGGAAAGAAGTGA
- a CDS encoding c-type cytochrome: MKKVGNHNSNSRKLFLSLALMLSISVASFAQDAAPVATTAAPAASSGGDAAKGKELFNTNCAACHKLDAKSTGPALRGVSAKHDMAWIYKWVHNSGDLIKSGDAVAVKLFEENNKVPMTPFPQLSEGDIDNIIAYTSEPKAEAPPTAAGSAATAKDGSQEAGISNDVILGALSLVMAILIVMLVLVNKVLRKVAAANGIEVAKKEPTLPIWKAFVKNQFLVLVSAIFMLLTGAYLVYGFLMQVGVDQNYEPIQPIHYSHRIHAGDNEINCKYCHSASRVSKTAGIPSLNVCMNCHKSISEVAETTATPEYSKAFYDEQIQKLYKAVGWDASTQSYTGKQEPVKWVRIHNLPDFVYFNHSQHVTVAGIECQTCHGPVQEFEIMKQFSPLTMGWCINCHRKTDVKMEGNEYYTKIHEELSKKYGVDKLTAAQMGGLECGKCHY; this comes from the coding sequence ATGAAAAAGGTGGGTAACCATAATTCGAATTCAAGGAAATTATTTTTAAGCTTAGCATTAATGTTGAGTATTTCCGTAGCTTCATTTGCTCAGGATGCTGCTCCGGTTGCAACTACAGCGGCTCCAGCAGCGAGTTCTGGAGGTGATGCAGCAAAAGGTAAAGAGCTTTTTAACACCAATTGCGCTGCATGTCACAAGCTTGATGCTAAATCAACAGGTCCTGCATTAAGAGGTGTTTCTGCTAAGCATGATATGGCGTGGATTTATAAATGGGTACACAATAGTGGCGATTTGATTAAATCTGGCGATGCTGTCGCAGTGAAACTTTTTGAAGAGAATAATAAAGTTCCGATGACTCCGTTTCCTCAGTTATCTGAAGGAGATATTGATAATATTATAGCCTATACTTCTGAGCCAAAGGCTGAAGCTCCACCTACTGCTGCTGGTTCAGCAGCTACTGCAAAAGATGGTTCGCAAGAAGCTGGTATTTCTAATGATGTTATTTTAGGTGCTTTGTCATTAGTAATGGCAATACTTATTGTAATGTTGGTTTTAGTAAATAAAGTATTGAGAAAAGTAGCTGCCGCAAATGGTATTGAAGTTGCTAAGAAAGAGCCGACATTGCCAATTTGGAAAGCATTTGTTAAAAACCAATTTTTAGTTCTGGTATCAGCTATATTTATGTTGCTTACAGGAGCTTATTTAGTATACGGTTTTTTAATGCAGGTAGGTGTGGATCAAAATTATGAGCCAATTCAGCCAATACATTACTCTCATAGAATTCATGCTGGAGATAATGAAATCAATTGTAAATATTGTCACTCTGCTTCTCGTGTAAGTAAAACAGCTGGAATTCCATCTTTAAATGTTTGTATGAACTGTCATAAAAGCATTAGCGAAGTTGCTGAAACTACAGCTACTCCAGAGTACAGCAAAGCTTTCTATGATGAACAAATTCAAAAATTATATAAAGCTGTCGGTTGGGATGCTTCAACACAGTCTTATACTGGTAAACAGGAGCCTGTAAAGTGGGTGCGTATTCATAATTTACCTGATTTTGTTTACTTTAACCACTCTCAGCACGTTACTGTGGCTGGAATTGAGTGTCAAACTTGTCACGGTCCAGTTCAAGAATTTGAAATAATGAAACAGTTCTCTCCTTTGACTATGGGATGGTGTATAAATTGCCATAGAAAAACTGATGTTAAAATGGAAGGAAATGAGTATTACACAAAAATACACGAAGAACTTTCTAAAAAATATGGTGTTGACAAGCTTACAGCTGCTCAAATGGGTGGTTTAGAGTGTGGTAAATGCCACTATTAG